The Halobellus sp. MBLA0158 genome has a window encoding:
- a CDS encoding redox-regulated ATPase YchF, whose amino-acid sequence MLSLALAGKPNAGKSTFYKAATMADVDVGNYPFTTIDPNRGVTHARTRCPCLDREERCGNCEDGVRYVPVELLDVAGLVPGAHEGRGLGNQFLDALTDADAILAVVDAAGATDAKGEPVEVGTYDPVEEADFVEAELEQWLAGIIERNWESVVRKSRSPDFDIDEALTEMLTGFGATEYDVAASLRALDYPEDPQQWTDEDRERLATDIRERTKPIVLVANKADAAPPENLERLSEAEKPVIPATADGEQALRTAAEGGVVEYLPGDDDFRIAGDVSDAQRQGLDTIREVLDAHGGTGVQQAINTAVYDVLDMVTVYPVQSESKWTDGTGEVLPDAFLLPRGSTPKDLAYAVHSDIGEGYLHAVDARSKRRIAEDYQLEEGDVIKIVSTAN is encoded by the coding sequence ATGCTCTCGCTCGCGCTCGCCGGCAAGCCCAACGCGGGCAAGTCTACCTTCTACAAGGCGGCGACGATGGCCGACGTCGACGTCGGCAACTACCCCTTCACGACGATCGATCCCAACCGCGGCGTGACCCACGCCCGGACGCGCTGTCCCTGCCTCGACCGGGAGGAGCGCTGCGGCAACTGCGAGGACGGCGTCCGATACGTCCCCGTGGAACTGCTCGACGTCGCGGGGCTCGTCCCCGGCGCCCACGAGGGACGCGGGCTGGGCAATCAGTTCCTCGACGCGCTCACCGACGCGGACGCCATCCTGGCGGTCGTCGACGCCGCCGGCGCCACCGACGCCAAGGGCGAGCCGGTCGAGGTCGGGACCTACGACCCCGTCGAGGAGGCCGACTTCGTCGAAGCCGAGTTGGAACAGTGGCTCGCGGGGATCATCGAGCGCAACTGGGAGAGCGTCGTCCGGAAGTCGCGCTCGCCGGACTTCGACATCGACGAGGCGCTGACCGAGATGCTGACTGGGTTCGGCGCGACGGAGTACGACGTCGCGGCCTCGCTCCGGGCGCTCGACTACCCCGAAGATCCCCAACAGTGGACCGACGAGGACCGCGAGCGCCTGGCGACGGACATCCGCGAGCGGACGAAGCCCATCGTCCTCGTGGCGAACAAGGCCGACGCCGCGCCGCCGGAGAACCTCGAACGACTGAGCGAGGCAGAAAAGCCCGTGATCCCCGCGACCGCCGACGGCGAGCAAGCCCTCCGAACGGCGGCCGAGGGCGGCGTCGTCGAGTACCTCCCCGGCGACGACGACTTCCGCATCGCGGGCGACGTCTCCGACGCCCAGCGTCAGGGCCTCGACACCATCCGCGAGGTGCTCGACGCCCACGGCGGAACGGGCGTCCAGCAGGCGATCAACACCGCCGTCTACGACGTCCTGGATATGGTGACGGTCTACCCCGTCCAGAGCGAGTCGAAGTGGACCGACGGGACCGGCGAGGTGCTCCCCGACGCCTTCCTCCTGCCGCGCGGGTCGACGCCGAAGGACCTCGCGTACGCCGTCCACTCCGACATCGGCGAGGGCTACCTCCACGCGGTCGACGCGCGGTCGAAGCGTCGGATCGCGGAGGACTATCAGTTGGAGGAGGGCGACGTGATCAAGATCGTCAGCACGGCGAACTGA